From the genome of Geminocystis herdmanii PCC 6308, one region includes:
- the lpxB gene encoding lipid-A-disaccharide synthase, translating to MRIFVSTGEVSGDLQGGLLVQALYQEAQKQGISLIIEGLGGEKMRSSGANIIADTTAIGSVGLLESLPFIIPTLKIQQKAKQYLHTNLPDIIVLIDYLGPNLAIASSLKEKYPHIPIIWYISPQFWVWTPRQQDLKQLLKVTDKLLAIFPEEAKFYQEKGLSSVYVGHPLLDRIKTAPTRENSREKLGIKEAEKMIVLLPASRQQELKYLLPVMLESAQKIQEKFPLVKFYLPISLPKYREKIEDLISQYKVKINLFEGETLEILAGSDLAITKSGTVNLELGLLKIPQIVIYKVNPITIWIARKILRFSISFMSPVNLVSMKEIVPELLQEKATAENIFNLSQDLLFNLDRTNKLKLDYEEMIKILDNEVDSVSENVARKILEINNSFQRKN from the coding sequence ATGCGGATATTTGTTAGTACAGGAGAAGTCTCAGGAGATTTACAAGGAGGATTGTTAGTTCAAGCGCTCTATCAAGAAGCCCAAAAACAGGGTATTTCTTTGATAATAGAAGGCTTGGGAGGTGAAAAAATGCGATCGTCTGGTGCTAACATTATCGCTGATACTACTGCTATTGGTTCTGTCGGGTTGTTAGAATCATTACCTTTTATTATTCCTACACTAAAAATACAACAAAAAGCCAAGCAGTATTTACACACTAATTTACCTGATATTATTGTTTTAATTGACTATTTAGGGCCTAATTTGGCGATCGCATCTTCCCTTAAAGAAAAATATCCTCACATTCCTATTATTTGGTACATTAGTCCTCAATTTTGGGTGTGGACTCCTCGCCAACAAGACCTCAAACAACTATTAAAAGTTACTGACAAATTACTGGCTATTTTTCCCGAAGAAGCCAAATTTTATCAAGAAAAAGGTTTGAGTAGTGTTTATGTCGGTCATCCTTTGCTCGATCGAATTAAAACAGCACCAACTAGAGAAAATTCGAGGGAAAAATTAGGGATTAAAGAAGCAGAAAAAATGATTGTTTTATTACCTGCATCTCGTCAACAGGAATTAAAATACTTATTACCAGTCATGTTAGAATCTGCTCAAAAAATTCAAGAAAAATTCCCTTTAGTCAAATTTTATTTACCCATTTCTTTACCTAAATATCGAGAAAAAATTGAAGACTTAATAAGTCAATATAAAGTAAAAATTAACTTATTTGAAGGAGAAACTTTAGAAATTTTAGCAGGATCAGATTTAGCTATCACCAAATCAGGTACAGTAAATTTAGAGTTAGGTTTATTAAAAATTCCGCAAATTGTGATTTATAAAGTCAATCCTATTACTATTTGGATAGCTCGAAAAATTTTACGATTTTCTATTTCTTTTATGTCTCCTGTTAACCTTGTTTCCATGAAAGAAATTGTCCCCGAATTATTGCAAGAAAAAGCCACTGCTGAGAATATTTTTAACCTTTCTCAAGACTTATTATTTAATCTCGATCGAACTAATAAGTTAAAATTAGACTATGAAGAAATGATCAAAATATTAGATAATGAAGTGGACTCTGTGAGTGAAAATGTTGCCCGAAAAATTTTAGAAATTA